A genome region from Cryptosporidium parvum Iowa II chromosome 8, whole genome shotgun sequence includes the following:
- a CDS encoding membrane protein with signal peptide plus 12x transmembrane domains (transcripts identified by EST) has translation MAVSTDGEISLISSFALVCSASIGTGVLILSYGVMQAGLALGSIFMVLASLCGSLTESIIIVSALKLNAKSLTSLIARAVAYSVIRKKRQIMKRRCAYTKAEKGEGTFTNESNSEHSTGNKDLSKKVVGSRKKLGKTVVEEDQATLLNFTSEKSNQGHANWNDVTDMESTVSDLDCVRNVLINNSLLFDDFRQELKKKLIFHSRLLNTLVIILIGYCIPTYFILFTDYVEELFIQLINILSVKFADSSSASGIISFVYSINNKVALNFLCFILVFYTSYQPDISKIAKLGFLSLFSFIIFLLSVLYRYFISPFDGVMGTPAENYEIGPHMGILQAFKVFNYAIYCFYSHLICIQAISSVKNITYKKGIFIAIGTSALMLFICLSLSTVLNFSFGTALLPNPTLNYSPLDSVIALARFVSALTMLVVIPMHVIPFIDSILNVYFLDRFAEEMVEEVEEAMILCDRNSETNKSRYSQHSVSSYFTLFDDSPKSHASKYGKKQVNKNMQNHSSIKSFFNNKFINSNYFRVIATFIFLLFCILFALLAKNAAQYVELFAGFIDTFIIILYPLYIYTNIWMHRMPLVTNILIIGYLIFYEICALTAGVYTVYEHVFHIH, from the coding sequence CTTGCTTCATTATGTGGATCCTTAACTGAGTctataataattgtttcaGCATTGAAGCTTAACGCAAAAAGTTTGACAAGTCTGATAGCAAGAGCAGTTGCATACTCTGTAATAAGAAAGAAGAGACAAATCATGAAGAGAAGATGTGCATATACAAAAGCTGAAAAAGGAGAAGGCACTTTTACTAATGAATCCAATAGTGAACATAGTACTGGAAATAAGGACCTTAGTAAGAAAGTTGTAGGAAGCCGCAAGAAGTTAGGTAAAACTGTTGTAGAAGAGGATCAAGCCACCCTTTTAAATTTTACAAGCGAGAAAAGTAATCAAGGACATGCTAATTGGAACGACGTAACAGACATGGAAAGTACAGTCAGTGACTTAGACTGCGTAAGAAatgttttaataaataattcattactCTTTGATGATTTCAGGCAGGAACTGAAGAAAAAACTGATTTTTCATTCCAGGTTATTAAATACACtagtaattattttgattggCTATTGTATACCAACATACTTTATCCTGTTCACAGATTATGTAGAGGAGCTTTTCATTCAGTTGATAAATATCCTCTCTGTCAAATTTGCAGATTCAAGTTCCGCTTCAGGGATAATTTCTTTCGTCTACTCAATTAACAATAAAGTAGCTCTTAATTTCCTCTGCTTTATTCTGGTATTTTATACATCGTATCAACCAGACATTTCCAAAATAGCAAAATTGGGCTTCCTTtccttattttcatttataatttttctgCTTTCAGTTCTTTACAGATACTTCATTTCCCCCTTTGATGGAGTTATGGGAACTCCTGCTGAGAATTATGAAATTGGACCTCATATGGGGATTCTTCAGGCCTTTAAAGTATTCAACTATGCTATTTATTGCTTTTACTCGCATTTAATTTGCATTCAGGCTATTTCATCTGTGAAAAATATAACTTACAAAAAGGGGATCTTCATTGCAATTGGAACATCAGCATTGATGTTATTTATTTGCTTATCTCTCTCAACAGTTCTAAATTTTAGTTTTGGCACTGCACTCCTTCCAAATCCAACTTTGAATTACTCTCCACTTGACTCAGTTATTGCTCTTGCTAGATTTGTATCTGCATTAACAATGCTCGTAGTCATTCCAATGCATGTAATCCCATTTATTGATTCAATTTTGAACGTATACTTCCTTGATAGATTTGCTGAAGAGATGGTTGAAGAAGTTGAAGAAGCAATGATTTTGTGCGATCGAAATTCagaaacaaataaaagtaGATACAGTCAGCATAGTGTCAGCTCTTACTTTACACTCTTTGACGATAGCCCCAAATCACATGCCTCTAAATACGGGAAAAAGCAggtaaataaaaatatgcAAAATCATTCTTCAATCAAatcattctttaataacaaGTTCATCAACTCTAATTACTTTAGAGTCATTGCaacatttatatttttactCTTCTGTATATTGTTTGCTCTTTTAGCAAAAAATGCTGCTCAGTATGTTGAGCTTTTTGCAGGATTTATCGATActttcatcatcattttaTACCCACTATATATTTATACGAATATCTGGATGCACAGAATGCCACTAGTTACAAATATTCTAATTATTGGCTATCTTATATTCTACGAAATATGCGCACTAACTGCTGGCGTTTATACTGTGTATGAACATGTTTTCCATATTCATTGA